In one window of Roseovarius nanhaiticus DNA:
- a CDS encoding peroxidase family protein, translating to MAVKLNVADLEFILRQVKISEAHASGTPLTEIYVDADGNVVPEGTPGAVLAISSPLVPNGLRTVDGTYNNLIPGQEKWGAADTPMPRMLDPNFRNDADGDTMPFGPPGGPAVTNTDYGVIGAPSDPSVNGGHTGNVADADPRIISNLVNDQSIANPAAVEAWFASDAALAAFHARYGEDAIPVRPGEGLVAQAIANASFEAQSMADGAPGVVSSALGNYTLDAPTGWTVSGGIGGVFAPAATVTDPAGHPGPNVAWLTGGATLAQDNGTITAGASYNLSLSVGDRSDQAWTGGTARLVAVGAGGVTTVLSTVALPEPADGGWADVSLATGPVPAGLAGQTLRIEVQQSGGSQVLVDNVSLSATDGNKIEIDNIDMASLPNIAPDDGISAPFNAWMTFFGQFFDHGLDLITKGDNGTVYIPLQPDDPLVMGPNGINDGIDPVTGQALGDDLSTHLRFMAVTRSTPVEGPGPDGILGTADDTQHEGENTTTPFVDQNQTYTSHASHQVFLREYAFDASGNPVSTGHLLDGANGGLPTWAEIKAQARDMLGIELTDGDVLNIPLLRTDQYGQFIAGPNGLPQIVVGLGADGIPNTADDDVVEGDLAAPVNTFTAGAVRIGHAFLDDIANAANPFDGQSGGLKAADDDAAVGLSDSVSVAGKYDNEMLDRHFVTGDGRGNENIGLTAVHHIFHSEHNRQVESHKSIILESGDLDFINEWLIDDVTEVPTDPAGLNWDGERLFQAGRFATEMQYQHLVFEEFGRKIHPNIDPFVFNAVTDIDASIFAEFANVVYRFGHSMLTDNMPRVMVDSAGEVTTDNMGLIAAFLNPIAFDNDGAMTADEASAAVILGMTTERGSQIDEFVVSSLRNNLLGLPLDLAAINIARGRETGIPTFNDTRAQLFQQTGSAWLKPYDNWVELASSLKTPMTVVNLIAAYGTHASILAEDTLAGKRDAAFDLVFGGGEVSDQERFDFLLGRGTWDADSNGLNSIDLWVGGLAERIMPFGGMLGSTFTAIFEAQMEALQDGDRFYYLSRTQGQNFLNELEENSFSKMLLANTSLSDPGPDGIRGTSDDIITHHIGVDSFALYDYVLEINQANQLIDDPVGNDPVLEALGMGKVVRDDPTTSEVETNYLRFSGGEHVVVGGTSGNDTIITSDGDDGIWGDDGDDYIESGYGVDLVNGGGGNDIILDAGDEGDFLKGEDGDDVISTANGFDVVMGGGGKDVVFLGADASDVFGGEGDDFILGGDGADFLMGNEGNDWMEAGPGFDTTAGDNSELFFNSKIKGHDVMFAGSDEHDFDAESGDDIMVQGASVMRNEGMFGFDWVSFQGMQNDAYADMRIKIFTTDEQDILRNRFDKVEALSGWDKNDTLIGDDRVAPGTGEGAEAEFANDGLDQAGIDRIDGLADLVSIVDGDEFWESGNIILGGGGSDLITGNGGDDIIDGDRWLNVRIRITNDANAENSADNEIATVTTLKHIFSEADGVDPAWVGKSLFELLIAREIVPGQMHIQREILDAGMGDDVDVAVFNDNRDQYTITDLGNGVLQVEHTGFGTNPDILIDDGLDTLHNIEVLRFADGDIFAPQPATGVPVINDPTPTNGQVSPVEGQLLTVDTSGIADANGLGTFNYQWQYLDGAVWTDIPGANDATFTPNDPNIIQQLFGDISEIGRQLRVEVSFVDGGGTLETVISEPTLAVTENTGVTLNGSAFVNNTLNGGPGNDVLTGVSPFFGFLGGNDTLNGNGGDDILSGQGGNDVLNGGTGFDQLDGGGGNDVLNGGADNDLIIAGGGTDTIIQGSTDGRDMVDGGAGTDTYRLEGTAEAESFTIYAMSGGQNAGLAASLGTVIQGTTEIVITRTVGTTTTIVAELDNIEEIIVDTLAVSANDGNGTPNGGPVGGDTVNIVGDFTPTSLNFSTITINGTSGDDTVDISALTSAHRIVFRGEGGNDTIVGTLRPQDVIDLPGQGDPVVTNGANGMVTVSRGGASVTFDGSSGMPAILDDDVPTGAFSLSASDIAGLKNLVNGRPAFEGDDDTEGAAGVRTLSGEGNNEASPLYGTADQPFIRLTEARYGEADENGNRKVNPIFDGLDPRTLSNTLGAQDETVAKNAMNASTLFMAFGQYFDHGLDFLPKSPAFGTIDIGGPGAERSPTSDNPTDLTRGEVAYVDADGIPQHRNMTSPFVDQNQAYGSNELVGQFLRESDGANGSGMRLLGGEADPSDPAFSLLPTLRELIMHHWEAETVFVDDGLLGGMGTLQDLMPGLVDDATGEIDGDMVAALAGDFLGSGQPLLLDTNRYIDLLDHRVAGDGRANENFALTAVHTVWARNHNFHVENLLAQGYEGSAEEVFQAAKMLNESDYQRVVFQEFADKLLGGLRSPDGDFDDHGWDGYNPDADASISHEFAAAAYRFGHSLIGETMQVKGPNGTMMEVPLFDAFLNPTNDPDVFTGPLPQGYVPAPGYAQHGVASIIGGTAVQQAEEVDLKVVDAVRSDLVRINADLFAFNVARSWDVGLGTMNQIRAGLAASTNPYVAQAVALAGDLSPYTSWEDYQARNDVSAELMAQLMAAYPDLILDTQEKIDAFVAANPDITLVPGADGAMIVKGIDRVDVWVGGLGEKHINGGMVGQTFWVVLHEQLDRLQEGDRFYYLDRFENFDFYENFGEDTTFAEIVARTTSLTDLDADIFDATDEVAEENGDDNGAGDDDDAGADDGADDHGGDTGGDTGGDTGGDTGGDTGGDTGGDTGGNPTTPPPLAAGGAILGTAAADALFGTDASDNILGLAGRDMIFGGDGDDNVLAGAGRDMVFGDGGNDRLFGEGGDDFIEGGAGDDLVSGGAGDDVFAATAGDGNDVYYGDDIGGGMGNDTLDMSRIIEDITVDLGTGSGGRGQASSAASGTDVLWSVENFIGGAGDDMITASSAQNEMDGGAGNDTYRFLSAQDADGDTIGSFQPGDKIDLSQIDANGAGAGNGSFTLVSDAFSGSGQLMVTHQTGADGDMTLIQGTVNDAAAPDFTLAIRGRHDLTQDDFQF from the coding sequence ATGGCTGTTAAACTCAACGTTGCGGACCTCGAGTTCATCTTGCGTCAGGTCAAGATCAGTGAAGCGCACGCAAGCGGAACGCCCTTAACCGAGATTTACGTCGATGCTGATGGCAATGTCGTGCCCGAGGGCACGCCGGGCGCGGTTCTGGCGATCTCCAGTCCGCTGGTGCCAAATGGTCTGCGCACCGTAGACGGCACCTACAACAACCTCATCCCTGGCCAAGAAAAATGGGGTGCGGCGGATACGCCGATGCCCCGTATGCTAGATCCCAATTTCCGCAATGATGCCGATGGCGATACGATGCCGTTCGGACCGCCGGGCGGACCGGCTGTGACAAACACAGATTACGGCGTCATCGGCGCGCCTTCGGACCCTTCGGTCAATGGCGGGCATACCGGCAACGTGGCCGATGCCGACCCGCGCATCATCTCGAACCTCGTCAATGACCAGAGTATCGCCAACCCGGCAGCCGTCGAGGCGTGGTTCGCCAGCGATGCGGCGCTTGCCGCCTTCCATGCACGTTATGGCGAGGACGCGATCCCCGTGCGGCCCGGCGAAGGCCTAGTCGCCCAAGCGATTGCGAATGCCAGCTTTGAAGCGCAGTCGATGGCAGATGGCGCGCCGGGCGTCGTATCGAGCGCGCTGGGCAACTATACTCTGGACGCGCCCACCGGCTGGACCGTCTCGGGCGGTATCGGCGGCGTCTTTGCGCCCGCAGCGACAGTCACCGACCCTGCTGGCCATCCCGGCCCCAATGTCGCTTGGCTGACCGGCGGCGCAACGCTTGCGCAGGACAACGGCACGATCACGGCGGGCGCCAGCTACAATCTCAGCCTCAGCGTCGGTGACCGGAGCGATCAGGCCTGGACCGGTGGCACCGCGCGCCTCGTCGCGGTCGGTGCGGGCGGTGTGACCACCGTTCTGTCGACGGTTGCCCTGCCCGAGCCTGCCGATGGCGGCTGGGCCGATGTCTCGCTGGCCACAGGCCCCGTTCCGGCGGGCCTTGCCGGCCAGACGCTGCGCATCGAGGTGCAGCAGAGCGGCGGCTCGCAGGTGTTGGTCGACAATGTCTCGCTCAGCGCGACCGACGGCAACAAGATCGAGATCGACAATATCGACATGGCGTCCCTGCCGAACATCGCGCCCGATGATGGTATCTCCGCGCCCTTCAATGCGTGGATGACCTTCTTTGGTCAATTCTTTGACCATGGCCTCGACCTGATCACCAAGGGCGATAACGGCACGGTCTACATCCCGCTCCAGCCCGACGATCCACTTGTCATGGGGCCCAATGGAATCAACGACGGCATTGACCCGGTGACGGGCCAAGCCCTTGGCGACGACCTTTCAACCCATCTGCGCTTCATGGCCGTCACCCGCTCGACCCCCGTCGAGGGGCCGGGACCGGACGGCATTCTGGGCACGGCGGACGACACCCAGCACGAAGGCGAGAACACGACGACGCCCTTCGTCGACCAGAACCAGACCTACACATCGCATGCCTCGCATCAGGTCTTCCTGCGCGAATATGCTTTCGATGCCAGCGGCAATCCGGTCTCGACCGGGCACCTGCTGGACGGCGCCAATGGCGGCCTGCCCACCTGGGCCGAGATCAAGGCACAAGCGCGCGACATGCTGGGGATCGAGCTGACCGACGGGGATGTCCTCAATATTCCGCTGCTGCGCACGGATCAATACGGTCAATTCATCGCCGGCCCGAACGGCCTGCCGCAGATCGTCGTTGGCCTTGGCGCCGATGGCATTCCCAACACTGCGGACGATGATGTGGTCGAGGGCGATCTGGCCGCGCCGGTCAACACGTTCACGGCAGGCGCAGTGCGCATCGGCCACGCCTTCCTCGACGATATCGCCAACGCCGCCAATCCCTTTGACGGTCAGAGCGGCGGGCTCAAGGCCGCCGATGACGATGCTGCCGTGGGCCTGTCGGACAGCGTCAGTGTCGCTGGAAAATACGATAACGAGATGCTTGACCGGCATTTCGTGACGGGCGATGGGCGCGGCAACGAGAATATCGGCCTGACCGCCGTCCACCATATCTTCCACTCCGAGCACAACAGGCAGGTGGAGTCGCATAAATCCATCATTCTCGAGTCCGGCGATCTCGACTTCATCAATGAATGGCTGATCGACGATGTGACCGAGGTTCCCACCGATCCGGCGGGCCTCAATTGGGATGGCGAGCGCCTGTTCCAGGCCGGCCGCTTTGCGACCGAGATGCAGTATCAGCACCTCGTCTTTGAGGAGTTCGGGCGCAAGATCCACCCGAACATTGACCCGTTCGTCTTCAACGCGGTGACCGATATCGACGCGTCGATCTTTGCCGAGTTCGCCAACGTGGTTTACCGCTTTGGCCACTCGATGCTGACCGACAACATGCCGCGCGTCATGGTCGACAGCGCTGGTGAAGTGACCACCGATAACATGGGTCTCATTGCCGCCTTCCTCAATCCAATCGCTTTCGACAATGACGGCGCTATGACGGCGGATGAGGCATCTGCCGCCGTGATCCTTGGCATGACCACCGAGCGGGGCAGCCAGATCGACGAATTCGTCGTCTCATCCCTGCGCAACAACCTGCTGGGCCTGCCGCTGGACCTTGCCGCGATCAACATTGCGCGGGGCCGCGAAACCGGCATTCCCACCTTCAACGATACGCGCGCACAGCTCTTTCAACAGACCGGCTCGGCATGGCTGAAGCCCTATGACAATTGGGTCGAGCTGGCCTCCAGCCTCAAGACGCCGATGACCGTGGTCAACCTCATTGCGGCCTATGGTACCCATGCCAGCATCCTTGCCGAGGACACGCTGGCCGGCAAGCGGGACGCAGCGTTCGATCTGGTCTTTGGCGGTGGCGAGGTCTCGGATCAGGAGCGTTTCGACTTCCTTCTTGGCCGCGGAACGTGGGATGCGGACTCGAACGGTCTGAATTCGATTGACCTCTGGGTTGGCGGTCTGGCCGAGCGGATCATGCCCTTCGGCGGTATGCTGGGCTCGACCTTCACGGCGATCTTCGAGGCGCAGATGGAGGCGCTGCAGGATGGCGACCGGTTCTATTACCTCAGCCGGACTCAGGGTCAGAACTTCCTGAACGAGCTTGAGGAGAACTCCTTCTCCAAGATGCTGCTGGCCAATACCAGCCTTTCGGACCCCGGTCCGGACGGCATCCGGGGCACGTCCGACGATATCATCACCCATCATATCGGCGTCGACAGCTTCGCGCTTTACGACTATGTGCTTGAGATCAATCAGGCCAACCAGCTGATCGACGATCCGGTCGGCAACGATCCGGTGCTCGAGGCGCTGGGCATGGGCAAGGTCGTCCGCGACGATCCGACCACCAGCGAAGTCGAGACCAACTACCTGCGCTTCTCCGGAGGCGAGCATGTGGTCGTCGGCGGCACCAGCGGCAACGATACGATCATCACCAGCGACGGTGACGACGGCATCTGGGGCGACGACGGCGACGATTACATCGAATCCGGCTACGGCGTCGATCTGGTCAATGGCGGCGGCGGCAACGACATCATTCTCGATGCCGGCGACGAGGGCGACTTCCTCAAGGGCGAGGACGGCGACGACGTGATCTCGACCGCGAACGGCTTTGACGTCGTGATGGGCGGCGGCGGCAAGGACGTCGTGTTTCTCGGCGCAGATGCCTCGGACGTGTTCGGCGGCGAGGGGGATGACTTCATCCTCGGCGGCGATGGCGCCGACTTCCTGATGGGCAACGAAGGCAACGACTGGATGGAGGCCGGGCCGGGCTTTGACACCACGGCAGGCGACAATTCCGAGCTGTTCTTCAACAGCAAGATCAAAGGCCACGACGTGATGTTCGCTGGCTCGGACGAGCATGATTTCGACGCGGAATCCGGCGACGACATCATGGTCCAGGGCGCCAGCGTCATGCGCAACGAGGGCATGTTCGGCTTTGACTGGGTATCCTTCCAGGGCATGCAGAACGACGCCTATGCCGATATGCGCATCAAGATCTTCACGACCGACGAGCAGGACATTCTGCGCAACCGGTTCGACAAGGTCGAGGCGCTGTCGGGCTGGGACAAGAACGATACCCTGATCGGCGATGACCGCGTGGCCCCCGGCACGGGCGAGGGCGCAGAGGCCGAGTTCGCCAATGACGGTCTGGACCAGGCCGGCATCGACCGGATCGACGGTCTGGCCGATCTGGTGTCGATCGTCGACGGTGATGAGTTCTGGGAGAGCGGCAACATCATCCTGGGCGGTGGCGGATCGGATCTGATCACCGGCAATGGCGGCGACGACATCATCGACGGCGACCGCTGGCTGAATGTGCGCATCCGCATCACGAACGATGCGAATGCAGAGAACAGCGCTGACAATGAGATCGCTACGGTCACGACGCTCAAGCATATCTTCAGCGAAGCCGACGGCGTTGATCCCGCCTGGGTGGGCAAGAGCCTCTTCGAGCTCTTGATTGCCCGCGAGATCGTGCCCGGCCAGATGCATATCCAGCGCGAAATTCTCGATGCGGGGATGGGGGACGATGTCGATGTCGCAGTCTTCAACGACAACCGCGACCAGTACACGATCACCGATCTTGGCAACGGGGTGCTGCAGGTCGAGCATACCGGCTTTGGCACCAACCCTGACATCCTGATCGATGACGGGCTCGACACTCTGCACAATATCGAGGTGCTGCGCTTTGCGGATGGGGACATCTTTGCGCCTCAGCCTGCGACAGGCGTGCCGGTGATCAACGATCCTACCCCGACGAACGGGCAGGTCTCGCCGGTCGAAGGTCAGCTTCTGACCGTCGACACCAGCGGTATCGCCGATGCGAACGGTCTGGGGACGTTCAACTACCAGTGGCAGTATCTCGACGGTGCGGTCTGGACCGATATTCCGGGCGCCAATGATGCCACCTTCACTCCGAACGACCCCAACATCATCCAGCAGCTTTTTGGCGACATCAGCGAAATCGGCCGACAGCTGCGGGTCGAAGTCAGTTTCGTCGATGGCGGTGGCACATTGGAGACGGTCATCTCCGAGCCGACGCTGGCGGTTACAGAGAATACCGGTGTGACCCTGAACGGCTCGGCATTCGTCAACAACACGCTCAACGGCGGCCCTGGCAATGATGTGCTCACGGGTGTCAGCCCCTTCTTCGGTTTCCTTGGCGGCAACGACACGCTGAACGGCAACGGGGGAGACGATATCCTGAGCGGTCAGGGCGGCAACGACGTGCTGAACGGCGGCACCGGATTTGACCAGCTTGACGGCGGCGGTGGCAATGACGTCTTGAACGGCGGTGCGGATAACGACCTTATCATTGCCGGCGGCGGGACCGACACCATCATCCAGGGCTCGACTGACGGTCGTGACATGGTGGATGGCGGTGCGGGGACCGACACCTATCGGCTGGAGGGCACCGCAGAGGCCGAAAGCTTCACGATCTACGCCATGTCCGGCGGGCAGAATGCCGGCCTTGCAGCAAGCCTTGGGACAGTCATCCAGGGGACGACCGAGATTGTGATCACGCGGACCGTCGGCACGACCACAACGATCGTGGCCGAGCTGGACAACATCGAGGAGATCATCGTCGACACGCTCGCTGTCTCTGCCAACGATGGAAACGGAACGCCCAATGGCGGCCCGGTCGGCGGCGACACGGTGAACATCGTCGGCGACTTCACCCCGACCAGCCTGAACTTCAGCACGATCACCATCAATGGCACCTCGGGGGACGATACGGTCGATATCTCGGCTCTTACATCGGCGCACCGGATCGTGTTCCGCGGCGAGGGCGGCAATGACACAATCGTGGGCACTTTGCGCCCGCAGGATGTAATTGATTTGCCGGGGCAGGGCGATCCTGTCGTCACCAACGGCGCCAACGGGATGGTCACGGTCAGCCGCGGCGGCGCCAGCGTCACCTTCGATGGCAGCAGCGGAATGCCGGCCATCCTCGACGACGATGTCCCGACGGGGGCCTTCAGCCTCAGCGCCAGCGACATTGCCGGGCTCAAGAACCTGGTGAATGGCCGTCCCGCCTTCGAGGGCGACGACGACACCGAGGGTGCGGCCGGTGTGCGTACGCTTAGCGGCGAGGGCAATAACGAGGCCAGTCCGCTCTACGGCACGGCCGATCAGCCCTTCATCCGCCTGACCGAGGCACGCTATGGCGAGGCCGACGAGAATGGCAACCGCAAGGTGAACCCGATCTTCGACGGGCTGGATCCGCGCACCCTTTCGAACACGCTGGGCGCGCAGGACGAGACGGTGGCCAAGAACGCCATGAACGCAAGCACGCTCTTCATGGCCTTCGGTCAGTATTTCGATCACGGCCTAGACTTCCTGCCGAAAAGCCCGGCCTTCGGGACGATCGATATCGGCGGTCCCGGTGCGGAACGCAGCCCGACCTCCGACAATCCTACCGATCTGACGCGCGGCGAGGTGGCCTATGTGGATGCGGACGGAATTCCGCAACACCGCAACATGACGTCGCCCTTCGTGGATCAGAACCAGGCCTATGGCAGCAATGAGCTGGTCGGCCAGTTCCTGCGCGAAAGCGATGGGGCCAACGGCTCGGGCATGCGCCTTCTGGGCGGCGAGGCGGATCCGTCTGATCCTGCCTTCTCCCTCCTGCCGACGTTGCGCGAACTGATCATGCATCACTGGGAGGCCGAGACCGTCTTTGTGGATGACGGCCTGCTGGGCGGCATGGGCACACTGCAAGACCTGATGCCGGGCCTTGTCGATGACGCCACAGGCGAGATCGACGGGGATATGGTGGCCGCTCTCGCCGGGGATTTCCTCGGGTCGGGTCAGCCGCTTCTGCTGGATACCAACCGGTATATCGACCTGCTCGATCACCGGGTTGCCGGCGACGGCCGCGCGAACGAGAACTTTGCCCTGACTGCGGTTCACACCGTCTGGGCGCGCAACCACAACTTCCACGTCGAAAATCTCTTGGCCCAGGGCTATGAGGGCAGCGCCGAGGAGGTGTTCCAGGCCGCCAAGATGCTGAACGAGAGCGATTATCAGCGCGTTGTCTTCCAAGAGTTTGCGGACAAGCTGCTGGGCGGGCTGCGCAGCCCGGATGGCGATTTCGACGATCACGGCTGGGATGGCTACAACCCGGACGCAGATGCCAGCATCAGCCATGAATTCGCGGCAGCGGCCTACCGCTTTGGCCATTCGCTGATCGGCGAGACGATGCAGGTGAAAGGGCCGAATGGCACGATGATGGAGGTGCCGCTCTTTGATGCCTTCCTCAACCCGACCAACGATCCGGACGTCTTTACCGGGCCGCTGCCGCAGGGCTATGTGCCTGCGCCTGGCTATGCCCAGCACGGCGTCGCCTCGATCATCGGCGGCACCGCGGTTCAGCAGGCCGAGGAGGTCGACCTCAAGGTGGTCGATGCGGTCCGGTCGGATCTGGTGCGCATCAACGCGGATCTCTTCGCCTTCAACGTGGCGCGCAGCTGGGATGTGGGCCTCGGCACCATGAACCAGATCCGCGCAGGACTTGCCGCCTCGACCAATCCCTACGTGGCACAGGCGGTGGCCCTGGCCGGTGATCTGTCGCCCTACACAAGCTGGGAGGATTATCAGGCCCGCAACGATGTCAGCGCCGAATTGATGGCGCAGCTGATGGCGGCCTATCCTGACCTGATCCTCGACACGCAGGAAAAGATCGACGCCTTCGTTGCGGCCAATCCCGACATCACATTGGTGCCGGGTGCGGATGGGGCGATGATCGTTAAAGGCATCGACCGTGTCGATGTCTGGGTCGGCGGCCTTGGTGAAAAGCACATCAATGGCGGCATGGTCGGCCAGACCTTCTGGGTCGTGCTGCACGAACAGCTTGACCGCCTGCAAGAGGGCGACCGGTTCTACTATCTCGACCGGTTCGAGAACTTCGACTTCTACGAGAACTTCGGCGAGGACACGACATTCGCCGAGATCGTTGCCCGTACAACGAGCCTCACCGATCTGGATGCGGATATCTTTGACGCGACCGATGAGGTTGCCGAGGAGAATGGGGACGACAACGGCGCGGGCGATGACGACGATGCCGGAGCTGATGACGGCGCAGACGACCATGGCGGTGACACCGGTGGTGACACTGGCGGAGATACCGGCGGGGATACCGGTGGTGACACCGGTGGTGACACCGGCGGCGATACTGGCGGCAACCCAACCACACCGCCGCCGCTGGCAGCTGGGGGCGCGATCCTCGGCACCGCCGCAGCCGACGCTCTCTTCGGCACCGACGCATCCGACAACATCCTCGGATTGGCGGGCCGTGACATGATCTTCGGCGGAGACGGCGACGACAACGTCCTCGCCGGAGCGGGCCGCGACATGGTCTTCGGCGATGGCGGCAACGACAGGCTCTTCGGCGAAGGCGGCGACGACTTCATCGAAGGGGGCGCCGGAGACGATTTGGTCTCGGGTGGTGCGGGCGACGACGTGTTCGCAGCCACCGCAGGGGACGGCAATGATGTCTACTACGGCGACGATATCGGGGGCGGCATGGGCAACGACACGCTCGACATGTCCCGGATCATCGAGGACATCACCGTCGATCTGGGCACAGGCTCCGGCGGGCGTGGCCAGGCATCAAGTGCCGCCTCCGGCACCGATGTTCTGTGGAGCGTCGAGAACTTCATCGGCGGCGCGGGGGATGACATGATCACCGCCAGCAGCGCGCAGAACGAGATGGATGGCGGCGCCGGTAACGACACCTACCGCTTCCTCTCGGCGCAAGATGCCGACGGAGACACCATCGGATCGTTCCAGCCGGGCGACAAGATCGACCTGTCTCAGATCGACGCCAACGGGGCGGGTGCCGGCAATGGCAGCTTCACGCTGGTTTCGGATGCCTTCTCGGGTAGCGGCCAACTGATGGTCACGCACCAGACCGGGGCAGATGGTGACATGACGTTGATCCAAGGCACGGTGAACGATGCTGCCGCGCCCGACTTCACCCTCGCGATCCGCGGACGCCACGACCTGACGCAGGACGACTTCCAGTTCTGA
- a CDS encoding sensor histidine kinase yields MDPNEKSSATESGDSRIVRPRRFVVRPSPLAAVFTCAVIIVMLGLGFFIIDKYRSLQLQSHGKVGSVYVDNLLAPYALSLKNGVPETTSGINHVFRSLNQENSRLVLRIWQLDGTLSFSTFPNDNADHHDAEDLATALNGNFVVKLETEGAVDPDLPIAYPFFEVYAPIHDPYTGEMVAIGELYESAEEILRDRTMVEMTIWAALGLATMGVLAMLALSFSQSAQLQDRLEAERKMTDLNERLRREADQARLDAAQANEQVLNLIGAELHDGPVQLLGLISLMESREEAPKLADGTSVRELTDRVMTELRAMSAGLILPELDGLDAAAVVTLAVKRHQALTGEPVDLDMKMPDLALDAPRKVCLYRVVQEGLTNATRHGGGTVPKVSIEPGESHLDIVIHSGPSSEAGAAPNTSTWKLGLHGMRRRLEAFGGQLLLQNEADETNLRVRLPIDLA; encoded by the coding sequence ATGGATCCGAACGAGAAGAGCTCCGCAACCGAATCGGGCGATTCGCGAATCGTGCGGCCCAGACGGTTCGTGGTACGCCCCAGCCCTCTCGCCGCCGTCTTCACCTGCGCCGTTATTATCGTGATGCTCGGCCTCGGGTTTTTCATCATAGACAAATACCGCTCACTTCAGCTGCAATCTCACGGCAAAGTGGGAAGCGTCTATGTGGACAACCTGCTGGCCCCCTACGCGCTATCGCTCAAGAATGGCGTGCCCGAGACAACATCGGGCATCAACCATGTGTTTCGCAGCCTCAATCAGGAGAATTCACGGCTCGTTCTGCGCATCTGGCAGTTGGATGGCACCTTGTCATTCTCGACATTTCCCAATGACAACGCAGATCATCACGATGCCGAAGATCTGGCTACGGCCCTGAACGGAAATTTCGTGGTCAAGCTGGAGACAGAAGGCGCTGTCGATCCCGATCTTCCGATAGCGTACCCTTTTTTCGAGGTCTACGCGCCAATTCACGACCCCTACACCGGTGAGATGGTGGCGATCGGAGAGCTCTACGAGAGCGCAGAGGAGATCCTGCGCGATCGTACGATGGTAGAGATGACGATTTGGGCGGCGCTCGGCCTTGCGACGATGGGCGTATTGGCGATGCTTGCCCTCAGCTTCAGCCAGAGCGCGCAGCTGCAGGACCGCCTGGAAGCAGAGCGCAAGATGACCGACCTGAACGAACGGCTGCGCCGAGAGGCGGATCAGGCGCGCTTGGATGCGGCGCAGGCAAATGAACAGGTGCTGAACCTTATAGGGGCCGAATTGCACGATGGGCCCGTGCAACTGCTTGGGCTGATTTCACTAATGGAAAGCCGCGAGGAGGCGCCTAAACTTGCTGATGGAACGAGCGTTCGAGAATTGACCGACCGGGTCATGACCGAACTGCGCGCGATGTCGGCCGGCCTGATCTTGCCGGAACTGGACGGGCTGGATGCGGCAGCCGTTGTCACACTTGCCGTCAAACGCCATCAGGCACTGACTGGGGAGCCTGTCGATCTGGATATGAAGATGCCGGATCTTGCGCTCGATGCGCCGCGCAAGGTATGCCTCTATCGGGTGGTACAGGAGGGGCTGACAAATGCCACGCGCCATGGCGGTGGAACGGTGCCGAAGGTAAGTATCGAGCCGGGCGAAAGCCATCTGGACATTGTCATCCACAGCGGCCCGTCGAGCGAAGCGGGTGCCGCCCCCAACACCTCCACTTGGAAATTGGGGCTGCACGGCATGCGCCGCCGCCTCGAGGCATTTGGTGGCCAGCTTCTGCTCCAAAATGAAGCGGACGAAACCAACTTGCGCGTCAGGTTGCCTATAGACTTAGCCTGA